One part of the Cyprinus carpio isolate SPL01 chromosome B12, ASM1834038v1, whole genome shotgun sequence genome encodes these proteins:
- the LOC109084668 gene encoding tudor and KH domain-containing protein-like isoform X1 has translation MDVDVPKPRVFLSYSPTALFSQWSLPVGPTQVMAGVKDGPWKSLSSGKKVALAAGLSVGATVGYLVYRHIQSSSVQCQSKEESRISVPLDVYRSIARYQSTFLDLVNQKSGAQINVLPNTEEQSLVNFLIQGSPEQILVAQCALEKLATDCEVLTDVVDVPQTAFGRIIGRGGETLKFINRVSGARVNCSKDRGRSLEEKGKITITGTRKEIQSAKEMIMEKVIENETVRKRISQASALRQKRKLPETEQLNKAQGLENELLKLNGKDLPSSVTELKQEGPVTVNGFTDNSDTAENSLKSEEEEILSPESPLEISKFEIPSPDLSFQPDEHLEVYVSASENPQHFWIQILGVRSLQLDKLTAEMSRFYNGDTSQEHRVETIIVGDIVAAPYRDHGTWNRARVLGILGSGLVDLYYVDFGDNGELPREHLRSMRSDFLSLPFQAIECSLAGVRPAGEVWTEAALDDFEHMTYCAEWKPLLAKLYSYSHSEISSWPSVKLYDNSQGKALDLGKELIRLGHAVSCEDEGIGPGGDWDENRSLQKMLDDMTGATSELSMSCISLSVQQSLTSPRGDVFGGSEYPWVCKQLEWSSSLTSSLEMERADVDQSLCFGLMSSSSLIHSTPSQNLSDLVSQILESSSSALDPPIQLNNLTTASPLHEPSVQEISSSFPSPSCVEAVTSTLDSFTLNDDVFLGTHCYSRKNKMASSASEHTGSSFSENTESSNSSGGIRQVCYYLTSSRDSSELSLSTTMPQSSTASSSYVTESCDETTASSASVIELSSDSSDAGMPLRPANQTHPHANPEVITLSDSSSCESNFSKTSEEYKHESFTVGDLDEPHPLKSDVKCQKSSLSEEMLHNEAGSATEEGGKDLKELKNMDFKTEKGNCGEDSSTREVASISGSVDDTIDEEFN, from the exons ATGGACGTGGACGTCCCTAAACCCCGTGTGTTTCTGAGCTACAGCCCCACTGCCCTGTTTTCACA GTGGAGTTTACCGGTTGGTCCGACCCAAGTGATGGCCGGGGTGAAAGATGGGCCGTGGAAGAGCCTGAGCTCTGGGAAGAAAGTAGCTTTGGCTGCCGGCCTTTCTGTGGGGGCCACGGTGGGATACCTTGTTTACCGTCACATTCAAAGCAGCAGTG TGCAATGCCAAAGCAAAGAGGAGTCCAGAATATCTGTTCCCCTTGACGTGTACCGATCTATTGCAAGATATCAGAGCACCTTTCTAGACCTA GTGAATCAGAAATCTGGTGCCCAGATAAATGTGCTGCCGAACACTGAAGAGCAGAGCCTGGTGAATTTTCTGATTCAGGGCTCACCGGAGCAGATTCTTGTGGCGCAGTGTGCTCTGGAGAAACTGGCCACCGACTGTGAGGTCCTCACCGATGTCGTAGACGTCCCTCAGACGGCTTTTGGACGAATTATAG GTCGTGGTGGTGAGACTTTGAAGTTCATAAACAGAGTCTCTGGGGCCAGGGTGAACTGCTCCAAAGATCGTGGACGCAGCTTGGAGGAGAAGGGCAAGATCACAATTACAGGCACACGCAAGGAGATTCAAAGTGCAAAG GAAATGATCATGGAGAAGGTCATAGAGAATGAAACTGTACGAAAGCGAATAAGTCAGGCTTCTGCCCTGCGTCAGAAAAGGAAACTGCCAGAAACCGAGCAGTTAAACAAGGCTCAAGGACTGGAGAATGAATTATTAAAGCTTAATGGAAAAGATTTACCTTCCTCAGTGACTGAGCTTAAACAAGAGGGGCCTGTGACGGTCAACGGCTTCACCGACAACAGTGATACTGCTGAAAACTCTCTTAAATCAGAGGAGGAGGAGATTCTCTCTCCAGAATCGCCTTTGGAGATCTCCAAATTTGAAA TTCCTAGTCCAGACCTGAGCTTCCAGCCTGATGAGCATCTGGAGGTGTATGTGTCTGCGTCTGAGAATCCTCAGCACTTTTGGATCCAGATTCTGGGGGTCCGATCTCTACAGCTGGATAAACTGACGGCCGAAATGAGCCGTTTCTACAACGGTGATACCTCACAA GAGCACAGAGTGGAGACCATTATTGTTGGAGATATAGTGGCTGCTCCATACAGGGACCATGGCACGTGGAATCGTGCTCGAGTCTTGGGAATTCTGGGCTCTGGCCTGGTGGATTTGTATTACGTGGACTTTGGGGACAACGGAGAGCTTCCACGGGAACATTTACGAAGCATGAG AAGTGACTTCCTGAGCCTGCCCTTTCAAGCCATTGAGTGCAGCTTAGCAGGGGTTCGTCCTGCAG GAGAGGTTTGGACTGAGGCAGCCCTGGATGACTTTGAGCACATGACGTACTGTGCTGAATGGAAACCTTTACTGGCCAAATTGTACAGTTATTCTCATTCTGAGATCTCTTCCTGGCCCAGCGTTAAACTCTATGACAACAGCCAGGGAAAG GCTCTGGATCTCGGTAAAGAGTTGATTCGTCTCGGTCATGCTGTGAGCTGTGAGGATGAAGGGATTGGGCCGGGGGGAGACTGGGATGAGAACAGATCACTGCAGAAGATGCTG GACGACATGACCGGAGCAACATCAGAGCTCAGTATGTCCTGCATCAGTTTGTCAG TTCAGCAGAGTTTAACCAGTCCTCGGGGTGATGTATTCGGAGGTTCAGAATATCCATGGGTATGCAAGCAGCTGGAATGGTCTTCATCTCTCACAAGCTCTTTGGAGATGGAGCGAGCCGACGTGGACCAGAGCCTGTGTTTTGGACTCATGTCTTCCTCTTCCTTAATCCACTCCACTCCATCTCAGAACCTGAGTGATCTGGTCAGCCAAATACTTGAGTCGTCTTCCTCCGCGCTAGACCCACCTATCCAACTGAATAACTTAACCACTGCATCACCATTACACGAGCCATCAGTGCAGGAAATCTCATCTTCGTTTCCATCTCCATCCTGTGTGGAAGCTGTGACATCAACACTGGATTCCTTCACTCTTAATGATGACGTTTTTCTTGGGACTCACTGTTACAGCAGGAAGAATAAGATGGCATCATCTGCATCAGAACATACGGGCTCATCTTTCAGTGAAAATACTGAGAGCAGCAACAGCAGTGGCGGCATCAGACAAGTGTGCTATTACCTCACTTCCTCTAGGGACTCCTCTGAATTGTCTCTCAGCACCACCATGCCTCAGTCGTCCACTGCATCTTCATCTTATGTGACAGAATCTTGTGATGAGACCACTGCTTCCTCAGCCTCTGTGATTGAGCTGAGTTCAGATTCGTCAGATGCTGGAATGCCACTCAGACCAGCTAATCAGACTCATCCTCACGCAAATCCAGAGGTCATCACCCTGAGTGACAGTAGCAGCTGTGAAAGCAACTTCAGTAAGACTTCAGAAGAGTATAAACATGAGTCCTTTACAGTGGGAGATTTAGATGAACCACACCCACTAAAAAGTGATGTGAAATGCCAGAAGTCAAGTTTGAGTGAAGAAATGCTGCATAATGAAGCAGGAAGTGCAACTGAAGAAGGAGGAAAAGATCTTAAGGAACTAAAGAACATGGATTTCAAAACGGAAAAAGGCAACTGTGGTGAAGACAGTTCAACAAGAG AAGTTGCCTCAATTTCTGGAAGTGTGGATGACACTATTGATGAGGAATTCAACTGA
- the LOC109084668 gene encoding tudor and KH domain-containing protein-like isoform X4, producing MDVDVPKPRVFLSYSPTALFSQWSLPVGPTQVMAGVKDGPWKSLSSGKKVALAAGLSVGATVGYLVYRHIQSSSVQCQSKEESRISVPLDVYRSIARYQSTFLDLVNQKSGAQINVLPNTEEQSLVNFLIQGSPEQILVAQCALEKLATDCEVLTDVVDVPQTAFGRIIGRGGETLKFINRVSGARVNCSKDRGRSLEEKGKITITGTRKEIQSAKEMIMEKVIENETVRKRISQASALRQKRKLPETEQLNKAQGLENELLKLNGKDLPSSVTELKQEGPVTVNGFTDNSDTAENSLKSEEEEILSPESPLEISKFEIPSPDLSFQPDEHLEVYVSASENPQHFWIQILGVRSLQLDKLTAEMSRFYNGDTSQEHRVETIIVGDIVAAPYRDHGTWNRARVLGILGSGLVDLYYVDFGDNGELPREHLRSMRSDFLSLPFQAIECSLAGVRPAGEVWTEAALDDFEHMTYCAEWKPLLAKLYSYSHSEISSWPSVKLYDNSQGKALDLGKELIRLGHAVSCEDEGIGPGGDWDENRSLQKMLDDMTGATSELSMSCISLSEVASISGSVDDTIDEEFN from the exons ATGGACGTGGACGTCCCTAAACCCCGTGTGTTTCTGAGCTACAGCCCCACTGCCCTGTTTTCACA GTGGAGTTTACCGGTTGGTCCGACCCAAGTGATGGCCGGGGTGAAAGATGGGCCGTGGAAGAGCCTGAGCTCTGGGAAGAAAGTAGCTTTGGCTGCCGGCCTTTCTGTGGGGGCCACGGTGGGATACCTTGTTTACCGTCACATTCAAAGCAGCAGTG TGCAATGCCAAAGCAAAGAGGAGTCCAGAATATCTGTTCCCCTTGACGTGTACCGATCTATTGCAAGATATCAGAGCACCTTTCTAGACCTA GTGAATCAGAAATCTGGTGCCCAGATAAATGTGCTGCCGAACACTGAAGAGCAGAGCCTGGTGAATTTTCTGATTCAGGGCTCACCGGAGCAGATTCTTGTGGCGCAGTGTGCTCTGGAGAAACTGGCCACCGACTGTGAGGTCCTCACCGATGTCGTAGACGTCCCTCAGACGGCTTTTGGACGAATTATAG GTCGTGGTGGTGAGACTTTGAAGTTCATAAACAGAGTCTCTGGGGCCAGGGTGAACTGCTCCAAAGATCGTGGACGCAGCTTGGAGGAGAAGGGCAAGATCACAATTACAGGCACACGCAAGGAGATTCAAAGTGCAAAG GAAATGATCATGGAGAAGGTCATAGAGAATGAAACTGTACGAAAGCGAATAAGTCAGGCTTCTGCCCTGCGTCAGAAAAGGAAACTGCCAGAAACCGAGCAGTTAAACAAGGCTCAAGGACTGGAGAATGAATTATTAAAGCTTAATGGAAAAGATTTACCTTCCTCAGTGACTGAGCTTAAACAAGAGGGGCCTGTGACGGTCAACGGCTTCACCGACAACAGTGATACTGCTGAAAACTCTCTTAAATCAGAGGAGGAGGAGATTCTCTCTCCAGAATCGCCTTTGGAGATCTCCAAATTTGAAA TTCCTAGTCCAGACCTGAGCTTCCAGCCTGATGAGCATCTGGAGGTGTATGTGTCTGCGTCTGAGAATCCTCAGCACTTTTGGATCCAGATTCTGGGGGTCCGATCTCTACAGCTGGATAAACTGACGGCCGAAATGAGCCGTTTCTACAACGGTGATACCTCACAA GAGCACAGAGTGGAGACCATTATTGTTGGAGATATAGTGGCTGCTCCATACAGGGACCATGGCACGTGGAATCGTGCTCGAGTCTTGGGAATTCTGGGCTCTGGCCTGGTGGATTTGTATTACGTGGACTTTGGGGACAACGGAGAGCTTCCACGGGAACATTTACGAAGCATGAG AAGTGACTTCCTGAGCCTGCCCTTTCAAGCCATTGAGTGCAGCTTAGCAGGGGTTCGTCCTGCAG GAGAGGTTTGGACTGAGGCAGCCCTGGATGACTTTGAGCACATGACGTACTGTGCTGAATGGAAACCTTTACTGGCCAAATTGTACAGTTATTCTCATTCTGAGATCTCTTCCTGGCCCAGCGTTAAACTCTATGACAACAGCCAGGGAAAG GCTCTGGATCTCGGTAAAGAGTTGATTCGTCTCGGTCATGCTGTGAGCTGTGAGGATGAAGGGATTGGGCCGGGGGGAGACTGGGATGAGAACAGATCACTGCAGAAGATGCTG GACGACATGACCGGAGCAACATCAGAGCTCAGTATGTCCTGCATCAGTTTGTCAG AAGTTGCCTCAATTTCTGGAAGTGTGGATGACACTATTGATGAGGAATTCAACTGA
- the LOC109084668 gene encoding tudor and KH domain-containing protein-like isoform X2, with translation MPFENPNDLLWSLPVGPTQVMAGVKDGPWKSLSSGKKVALAAGLSVGATVGYLVYRHIQSSSVQCQSKEESRISVPLDVYRSIARYQSTFLDLVNQKSGAQINVLPNTEEQSLVNFLIQGSPEQILVAQCALEKLATDCEVLTDVVDVPQTAFGRIIGRGGETLKFINRVSGARVNCSKDRGRSLEEKGKITITGTRKEIQSAKEMIMEKVIENETVRKRISQASALRQKRKLPETEQLNKAQGLENELLKLNGKDLPSSVTELKQEGPVTVNGFTDNSDTAENSLKSEEEEILSPESPLEISKFEIPSPDLSFQPDEHLEVYVSASENPQHFWIQILGVRSLQLDKLTAEMSRFYNGDTSQEHRVETIIVGDIVAAPYRDHGTWNRARVLGILGSGLVDLYYVDFGDNGELPREHLRSMRSDFLSLPFQAIECSLAGVRPAGEVWTEAALDDFEHMTYCAEWKPLLAKLYSYSHSEISSWPSVKLYDNSQGKALDLGKELIRLGHAVSCEDEGIGPGGDWDENRSLQKMLDDMTGATSELSMSCISLSVQQSLTSPRGDVFGGSEYPWVCKQLEWSSSLTSSLEMERADVDQSLCFGLMSSSSLIHSTPSQNLSDLVSQILESSSSALDPPIQLNNLTTASPLHEPSVQEISSSFPSPSCVEAVTSTLDSFTLNDDVFLGTHCYSRKNKMASSASEHTGSSFSENTESSNSSGGIRQVCYYLTSSRDSSELSLSTTMPQSSTASSSYVTESCDETTASSASVIELSSDSSDAGMPLRPANQTHPHANPEVITLSDSSSCESNFSKTSEEYKHESFTVGDLDEPHPLKSDVKCQKSSLSEEMLHNEAGSATEEGGKDLKELKNMDFKTEKGNCGEDSSTREVASISGSVDDTIDEEFN, from the exons ATGCCATTTGAAAACCCAAACGACCTGCT GTGGAGTTTACCGGTTGGTCCGACCCAAGTGATGGCCGGGGTGAAAGATGGGCCGTGGAAGAGCCTGAGCTCTGGGAAGAAAGTAGCTTTGGCTGCCGGCCTTTCTGTGGGGGCCACGGTGGGATACCTTGTTTACCGTCACATTCAAAGCAGCAGTG TGCAATGCCAAAGCAAAGAGGAGTCCAGAATATCTGTTCCCCTTGACGTGTACCGATCTATTGCAAGATATCAGAGCACCTTTCTAGACCTA GTGAATCAGAAATCTGGTGCCCAGATAAATGTGCTGCCGAACACTGAAGAGCAGAGCCTGGTGAATTTTCTGATTCAGGGCTCACCGGAGCAGATTCTTGTGGCGCAGTGTGCTCTGGAGAAACTGGCCACCGACTGTGAGGTCCTCACCGATGTCGTAGACGTCCCTCAGACGGCTTTTGGACGAATTATAG GTCGTGGTGGTGAGACTTTGAAGTTCATAAACAGAGTCTCTGGGGCCAGGGTGAACTGCTCCAAAGATCGTGGACGCAGCTTGGAGGAGAAGGGCAAGATCACAATTACAGGCACACGCAAGGAGATTCAAAGTGCAAAG GAAATGATCATGGAGAAGGTCATAGAGAATGAAACTGTACGAAAGCGAATAAGTCAGGCTTCTGCCCTGCGTCAGAAAAGGAAACTGCCAGAAACCGAGCAGTTAAACAAGGCTCAAGGACTGGAGAATGAATTATTAAAGCTTAATGGAAAAGATTTACCTTCCTCAGTGACTGAGCTTAAACAAGAGGGGCCTGTGACGGTCAACGGCTTCACCGACAACAGTGATACTGCTGAAAACTCTCTTAAATCAGAGGAGGAGGAGATTCTCTCTCCAGAATCGCCTTTGGAGATCTCCAAATTTGAAA TTCCTAGTCCAGACCTGAGCTTCCAGCCTGATGAGCATCTGGAGGTGTATGTGTCTGCGTCTGAGAATCCTCAGCACTTTTGGATCCAGATTCTGGGGGTCCGATCTCTACAGCTGGATAAACTGACGGCCGAAATGAGCCGTTTCTACAACGGTGATACCTCACAA GAGCACAGAGTGGAGACCATTATTGTTGGAGATATAGTGGCTGCTCCATACAGGGACCATGGCACGTGGAATCGTGCTCGAGTCTTGGGAATTCTGGGCTCTGGCCTGGTGGATTTGTATTACGTGGACTTTGGGGACAACGGAGAGCTTCCACGGGAACATTTACGAAGCATGAG AAGTGACTTCCTGAGCCTGCCCTTTCAAGCCATTGAGTGCAGCTTAGCAGGGGTTCGTCCTGCAG GAGAGGTTTGGACTGAGGCAGCCCTGGATGACTTTGAGCACATGACGTACTGTGCTGAATGGAAACCTTTACTGGCCAAATTGTACAGTTATTCTCATTCTGAGATCTCTTCCTGGCCCAGCGTTAAACTCTATGACAACAGCCAGGGAAAG GCTCTGGATCTCGGTAAAGAGTTGATTCGTCTCGGTCATGCTGTGAGCTGTGAGGATGAAGGGATTGGGCCGGGGGGAGACTGGGATGAGAACAGATCACTGCAGAAGATGCTG GACGACATGACCGGAGCAACATCAGAGCTCAGTATGTCCTGCATCAGTTTGTCAG TTCAGCAGAGTTTAACCAGTCCTCGGGGTGATGTATTCGGAGGTTCAGAATATCCATGGGTATGCAAGCAGCTGGAATGGTCTTCATCTCTCACAAGCTCTTTGGAGATGGAGCGAGCCGACGTGGACCAGAGCCTGTGTTTTGGACTCATGTCTTCCTCTTCCTTAATCCACTCCACTCCATCTCAGAACCTGAGTGATCTGGTCAGCCAAATACTTGAGTCGTCTTCCTCCGCGCTAGACCCACCTATCCAACTGAATAACTTAACCACTGCATCACCATTACACGAGCCATCAGTGCAGGAAATCTCATCTTCGTTTCCATCTCCATCCTGTGTGGAAGCTGTGACATCAACACTGGATTCCTTCACTCTTAATGATGACGTTTTTCTTGGGACTCACTGTTACAGCAGGAAGAATAAGATGGCATCATCTGCATCAGAACATACGGGCTCATCTTTCAGTGAAAATACTGAGAGCAGCAACAGCAGTGGCGGCATCAGACAAGTGTGCTATTACCTCACTTCCTCTAGGGACTCCTCTGAATTGTCTCTCAGCACCACCATGCCTCAGTCGTCCACTGCATCTTCATCTTATGTGACAGAATCTTGTGATGAGACCACTGCTTCCTCAGCCTCTGTGATTGAGCTGAGTTCAGATTCGTCAGATGCTGGAATGCCACTCAGACCAGCTAATCAGACTCATCCTCACGCAAATCCAGAGGTCATCACCCTGAGTGACAGTAGCAGCTGTGAAAGCAACTTCAGTAAGACTTCAGAAGAGTATAAACATGAGTCCTTTACAGTGGGAGATTTAGATGAACCACACCCACTAAAAAGTGATGTGAAATGCCAGAAGTCAAGTTTGAGTGAAGAAATGCTGCATAATGAAGCAGGAAGTGCAACTGAAGAAGGAGGAAAAGATCTTAAGGAACTAAAGAACATGGATTTCAAAACGGAAAAAGGCAACTGTGGTGAAGACAGTTCAACAAGAG AAGTTGCCTCAATTTCTGGAAGTGTGGATGACACTATTGATGAGGAATTCAACTGA
- the LOC109084668 gene encoding tudor and KH domain-containing protein-like isoform X3 — protein MAGVKDGPWKSLSSGKKVALAAGLSVGATVGYLVYRHIQSSSVQCQSKEESRISVPLDVYRSIARYQSTFLDLVNQKSGAQINVLPNTEEQSLVNFLIQGSPEQILVAQCALEKLATDCEVLTDVVDVPQTAFGRIIGRGGETLKFINRVSGARVNCSKDRGRSLEEKGKITITGTRKEIQSAKEMIMEKVIENETVRKRISQASALRQKRKLPETEQLNKAQGLENELLKLNGKDLPSSVTELKQEGPVTVNGFTDNSDTAENSLKSEEEEILSPESPLEISKFEIPSPDLSFQPDEHLEVYVSASENPQHFWIQILGVRSLQLDKLTAEMSRFYNGDTSQEHRVETIIVGDIVAAPYRDHGTWNRARVLGILGSGLVDLYYVDFGDNGELPREHLRSMRSDFLSLPFQAIECSLAGVRPAGEVWTEAALDDFEHMTYCAEWKPLLAKLYSYSHSEISSWPSVKLYDNSQGKALDLGKELIRLGHAVSCEDEGIGPGGDWDENRSLQKMLDDMTGATSELSMSCISLSVQQSLTSPRGDVFGGSEYPWVCKQLEWSSSLTSSLEMERADVDQSLCFGLMSSSSLIHSTPSQNLSDLVSQILESSSSALDPPIQLNNLTTASPLHEPSVQEISSSFPSPSCVEAVTSTLDSFTLNDDVFLGTHCYSRKNKMASSASEHTGSSFSENTESSNSSGGIRQVCYYLTSSRDSSELSLSTTMPQSSTASSSYVTESCDETTASSASVIELSSDSSDAGMPLRPANQTHPHANPEVITLSDSSSCESNFSKTSEEYKHESFTVGDLDEPHPLKSDVKCQKSSLSEEMLHNEAGSATEEGGKDLKELKNMDFKTEKGNCGEDSSTREVASISGSVDDTIDEEFN, from the exons ATGGCCGGGGTGAAAGATGGGCCGTGGAAGAGCCTGAGCTCTGGGAAGAAAGTAGCTTTGGCTGCCGGCCTTTCTGTGGGGGCCACGGTGGGATACCTTGTTTACCGTCACATTCAAAGCAGCAGTG TGCAATGCCAAAGCAAAGAGGAGTCCAGAATATCTGTTCCCCTTGACGTGTACCGATCTATTGCAAGATATCAGAGCACCTTTCTAGACCTA GTGAATCAGAAATCTGGTGCCCAGATAAATGTGCTGCCGAACACTGAAGAGCAGAGCCTGGTGAATTTTCTGATTCAGGGCTCACCGGAGCAGATTCTTGTGGCGCAGTGTGCTCTGGAGAAACTGGCCACCGACTGTGAGGTCCTCACCGATGTCGTAGACGTCCCTCAGACGGCTTTTGGACGAATTATAG GTCGTGGTGGTGAGACTTTGAAGTTCATAAACAGAGTCTCTGGGGCCAGGGTGAACTGCTCCAAAGATCGTGGACGCAGCTTGGAGGAGAAGGGCAAGATCACAATTACAGGCACACGCAAGGAGATTCAAAGTGCAAAG GAAATGATCATGGAGAAGGTCATAGAGAATGAAACTGTACGAAAGCGAATAAGTCAGGCTTCTGCCCTGCGTCAGAAAAGGAAACTGCCAGAAACCGAGCAGTTAAACAAGGCTCAAGGACTGGAGAATGAATTATTAAAGCTTAATGGAAAAGATTTACCTTCCTCAGTGACTGAGCTTAAACAAGAGGGGCCTGTGACGGTCAACGGCTTCACCGACAACAGTGATACTGCTGAAAACTCTCTTAAATCAGAGGAGGAGGAGATTCTCTCTCCAGAATCGCCTTTGGAGATCTCCAAATTTGAAA TTCCTAGTCCAGACCTGAGCTTCCAGCCTGATGAGCATCTGGAGGTGTATGTGTCTGCGTCTGAGAATCCTCAGCACTTTTGGATCCAGATTCTGGGGGTCCGATCTCTACAGCTGGATAAACTGACGGCCGAAATGAGCCGTTTCTACAACGGTGATACCTCACAA GAGCACAGAGTGGAGACCATTATTGTTGGAGATATAGTGGCTGCTCCATACAGGGACCATGGCACGTGGAATCGTGCTCGAGTCTTGGGAATTCTGGGCTCTGGCCTGGTGGATTTGTATTACGTGGACTTTGGGGACAACGGAGAGCTTCCACGGGAACATTTACGAAGCATGAG AAGTGACTTCCTGAGCCTGCCCTTTCAAGCCATTGAGTGCAGCTTAGCAGGGGTTCGTCCTGCAG GAGAGGTTTGGACTGAGGCAGCCCTGGATGACTTTGAGCACATGACGTACTGTGCTGAATGGAAACCTTTACTGGCCAAATTGTACAGTTATTCTCATTCTGAGATCTCTTCCTGGCCCAGCGTTAAACTCTATGACAACAGCCAGGGAAAG GCTCTGGATCTCGGTAAAGAGTTGATTCGTCTCGGTCATGCTGTGAGCTGTGAGGATGAAGGGATTGGGCCGGGGGGAGACTGGGATGAGAACAGATCACTGCAGAAGATGCTG GACGACATGACCGGAGCAACATCAGAGCTCAGTATGTCCTGCATCAGTTTGTCAG TTCAGCAGAGTTTAACCAGTCCTCGGGGTGATGTATTCGGAGGTTCAGAATATCCATGGGTATGCAAGCAGCTGGAATGGTCTTCATCTCTCACAAGCTCTTTGGAGATGGAGCGAGCCGACGTGGACCAGAGCCTGTGTTTTGGACTCATGTCTTCCTCTTCCTTAATCCACTCCACTCCATCTCAGAACCTGAGTGATCTGGTCAGCCAAATACTTGAGTCGTCTTCCTCCGCGCTAGACCCACCTATCCAACTGAATAACTTAACCACTGCATCACCATTACACGAGCCATCAGTGCAGGAAATCTCATCTTCGTTTCCATCTCCATCCTGTGTGGAAGCTGTGACATCAACACTGGATTCCTTCACTCTTAATGATGACGTTTTTCTTGGGACTCACTGTTACAGCAGGAAGAATAAGATGGCATCATCTGCATCAGAACATACGGGCTCATCTTTCAGTGAAAATACTGAGAGCAGCAACAGCAGTGGCGGCATCAGACAAGTGTGCTATTACCTCACTTCCTCTAGGGACTCCTCTGAATTGTCTCTCAGCACCACCATGCCTCAGTCGTCCACTGCATCTTCATCTTATGTGACAGAATCTTGTGATGAGACCACTGCTTCCTCAGCCTCTGTGATTGAGCTGAGTTCAGATTCGTCAGATGCTGGAATGCCACTCAGACCAGCTAATCAGACTCATCCTCACGCAAATCCAGAGGTCATCACCCTGAGTGACAGTAGCAGCTGTGAAAGCAACTTCAGTAAGACTTCAGAAGAGTATAAACATGAGTCCTTTACAGTGGGAGATTTAGATGAACCACACCCACTAAAAAGTGATGTGAAATGCCAGAAGTCAAGTTTGAGTGAAGAAATGCTGCATAATGAAGCAGGAAGTGCAACTGAAGAAGGAGGAAAAGATCTTAAGGAACTAAAGAACATGGATTTCAAAACGGAAAAAGGCAACTGTGGTGAAGACAGTTCAACAAGAG AAGTTGCCTCAATTTCTGGAAGTGTGGATGACACTATTGATGAGGAATTCAACTGA